From a region of the Coffea arabica cultivar ET-39 chromosome 3e, Coffea Arabica ET-39 HiFi, whole genome shotgun sequence genome:
- the LOC113736833 gene encoding L-type lectin-domain containing receptor kinase IV.1-like, with amino-acid sequence MSLKPVTAVVAYFFVHIAVGAAASDDVGFIYQGFQSSNLSLDGLATVTKNGLLRVTNSTILQTGYAFYPNPINFKTTSNSSAFSFSTQFVFAIVPDVPGVTGTGMAFAIAPRRKLAQVPSYPLLGLFDTNTNGNQTNHVFAVELDIYQDQDIEDINDNHVGIDINSVISKASAPASYQANNKSSFDNLTLISGQPMQLWVEYDGVERRIDVTLAPMEAAKPHTPLLSLKYDLSPILQQTMYVGFSAVSSPLKTGITNFILGWSFRMNGVAQALDLSRLPKLPRIGHKKVSKIFTAGLPLIFVLMLIILTSGVAYYLWRKWKFAEVLEEWELAYGPHRFKYKDLYIATKGFREKELLGEGGFGRVYKGILTTNKAEVAVKKVSHQARQGMREFVAEIISIGRLRNRNLVPFLGYCRRKGELLLVYEFMPHGSLDKFLYNQPKYILNWSQRMRVIKGIASGLLYLHEEWEQVVIHRDVKASNVLLDAELNGRLGDFGLARLYDHGTLPQSTHVAGSLGYLAPEHNRTGRATTSTDVYAFGAFLLEVACGRRPIQPRAEPPENIVLVDWVFSCWKAGNVLQAVDQRLRTEYVKEEAELVLKLGLLCSHIEPKIRPSIRQVLLYLEGSVALPELSSLAMGVSAVGLGPAHPAGFKDITSSFATSMDKSFSHVADSVLSGGR; translated from the coding sequence ATGTCGTTGAAACCAGTAACAGCAGTCGTAGCCTATTTTTTCGTTCACATCGCAGTTGGTGCAGCAGCTTCTGATGATGTTGGGTTCATCTATCAAGgatttcaatcatcaaatctaaGCCTGGATGGATTAGCCACAGTCACCAAAAATGGCCTCCTACGAGTAACCAACAGCACCATATTACAAACTGGGTACGCCTTCTATCCTAATCCCATCAACTTCAAGACCACATCCAATAGTTCAGCTTTCTCCTTTTCCACCCAATTTGTGTTTGCTATAGTACCCGATGTCCCAGGCGTGACTGGTACGGGAATGGCATTCGCGATCGCACCAAGAAGAAAACTTGCACAAGTGCCTTCCTATCCGTTGCTTGGCCTCTTCGATACAAACACCAATGGAAATCAAACAAATCACGTTTTTGCTGTGGAGCTTGACATTTACCAAGACCAAGATATTGAAGATATCAATGACAACCATGTTGGTATTGATATTAACTCTGTGATCTCCAAGGCATCCGCACCAGCGAGTTACCAAGCTAATAACAAGAGTTCATTTGACAACTTAACTCTCATCAGCGGTCAACCGATGCAGCTTTGGGTGGAATACGACGGGGTGGAGAGGAGAATCGATGTAACATTAGCTCCAATGGAGGCTGCTAAACCACATACACCTCTTTTGTCTTTGAAATATGATCTTTCGCCAATTTTACAGCAGACCATGTATGTTGGCTTTTCGGCAGTCTCTAGTCCACTCAAAACAGGAATAACTAATTTTATACTTGGATGGAGCTTCAGGATGAATGGCGTTGCACAAGCTCTTGATCTCTCTCGGCTCCCCAAGCTACCTCGGATTGGACATAAGAAAGTGTCTAAAATTTTCACCGCGGGATTGCCCCTGATTTTTGTACTTATGTTAATAATACTAACATCTGGAGTAGCTTATTATCTATGGAGAAAGTGGAAGTTTGCAGAAGTGCTGGAAGAATGGGAGCTTGCTTATGGACCTCACAGGTTCAAGTATAAGGATTTATACATTGCCACCAAGGGGTTCAGAGAAAAAGAGCTGTTGGGCGAAGGCGGATTTGGCAGGGTCTACAAAGGCATTTTGACAACAAACAAGGCTGAGGTTGCTGTCAAGAAGGTCTCTCATCAAGCAAGACAGGGAATGAGAGAATTTGTTGCAGAAATCATCAGTATTGGTCGCTTACGCAATAGAAATTTAGTACCATTCTTGGGTTATTGTCGGCGTAAAGGAGAGTTACTTTTGGTATACGAGTTCATGCCCCATGGCAGTCTAGATAAGTTTTTGTATAACCAGCCCAAGTATATCCTCAACTGGAGCCAAAGAATGCGAGTCATCAAAGGTATAGCATCAGGATTATTATATCTACACGAAGAATGGGAGCAAGTTGTGATCCACAGAGATGTAAAAGCCAGTAACGTATTGTTGGATGCTGAACTGAATGGAAGATTAGGAGATTTCGGCCTGGCAAGGCTATACGATCATGGAACTCTGCCTCAAAGCACCCATGTAGCAGGATCTCTTGGCTACCTTGCCCCTGAGCATAACAGGACAGGGAGGGCCACAACAAGCACTGATGTATATGCTTTTGGGGCCTTTTTGCTAGAGGTTGCCTGTGGAAGAAGGCCAATACAACCACGAGCAGAACCACCAGAGAATATCGTTTTGGTAGATTGGGTATTTTCGTGCTGGAAAGCAGGCAATGTTCTCCAGGCGGTTGATCAAAGGCTACGCACTGAGTATGTGAAAGAGGAAGCAGAATTGGTGTTGAAACTAGGCTTGTTGTGCTCTCATATAGAACCAAAGATTAGGCCAAGTATAAGGCAAGTTCTGTTGTACTTGGAGGGATCAGTTGCCCTGCCAGAATTATCATCACTGGCCATGGGCGTTTCTGCTGTTGGTCTTGGCCCCGCCCATCCTGCTGGCTTTAAAGATATTACATCGTCATTTGCAACTTCCATGGACAAAAGTTTCTCACATGTAGCAGACTCTGTTCTCTCTGGGGGTCGGTAA
- the LOC113736834 gene encoding L-type lectin-domain containing receptor kinase IV.1-like, translated as MSLKLVTAILACFLVHTAPRAAASDDGFIYQGFQSSNLSLDGLATVTNNGLLRITNNTKSESGHAFYPNPINFKSTSNSSAFSFSTQFVFAIVPDVPGVIGPGMALVIAPTRNRTEGPMSKFYSMESLGLFDRNTDGNQTNHVFAVELDTFQNSDLGDINANHVGIDINSVRSKVSRPASYQANNKNSFDNLTLSSGQSMQLWVEYDGVDRRIDVTLAPIAATKPHTPLLSLTYDLSPILVQSMYVGFSAATSPVERGTSHFILGWSFRMNGVAQALDLSRLPKLPRSGHKKVSKFFTVGLPLICLLLWLVLTSGVAYYLRRKWKFAELLEEWELAYGPHRFKYKDLYIATKGFREKELLGEGGFGRVFKGVMPTNKVEVAVKKVSHQARQGMREFVAEIVSIGRLSHRNLVPFLGYCRRKGELLLVYEFMSNGSLDKFLYDQPKYTLHWSQRFHVIKGVASGLFYLHEEWEQVVIHRDVKASNVLLDGELNGRLGDFGLARLYDHGTLPQTTHVVGSPGYLAPEHNRTGKATTRTDVYAFGAFLLEVACGRRPIEPRAAPAENFILVDWVFSCWKAGNVLQAVDQRLRTEYVKEEAELVLKLGLLCSHSEPQSRPSMRQVLLYLEGSVALPELSSLPMGVSAVGIGFAHPAGFEDTTSSFASSTDKSFSHSVVDSVLSGGR; from the coding sequence ATGTCATTGAAACTAGTAACAGCAATCTTAGCTTGTTTTCTGGTTCACACCGCACCTAGAGCAGCAGCTTCTGATGATGGGTTCATCTATCAGGGATTTCAGTCATCAAATCTAAGCCTGGATGGATTAGCCACAGTCACCAACAATGGCCTCCTACGGATAActaacaacaccaaatcagaaAGTGGGCATGCCTTCTATCCTAATCCCATCAACTTCAAGAGCACATCTAATAGTTCAGCTTTCTCCTTTTCCACCCAATTTGTGTTTGCTATAGTACCCGATGTCCCAGGCGTGATTGGTCCGGGAATGGCTCTTGTGATTGCACCAACAAGAAACCGTACAGAAGGGCCTATGTCGAAGTTCTATAGTATGGAAAGTCTCGGCCTCTTTGATAGAAACACCGATGGAAATCAGACAAATCACGTTTTCGCTGTGGAGCTTGATACTTTTCAGAACTCAGATTTGGGAGATATTAATGCCAATCATGTTGGTATTGATATTAACTCTGTGAGGTCCAAGGTATCAAGGCCAGCAAGTTACCAAGCTAATAACAAGAATTCATTTGACAACTTAACTCTTAGCAGTGGTCAATCGATGCAACTTTGGGTGGAATATGACGGGGTGGATAGAAGAATCGATGTTACGTTAGCCCCAATAGCGGCCACCAAACCACATACTCCTCTTTTGTCTTTGACATATGACCTTTCGCCGATTTTAGTGCAAAGCATGTATGTTGGCTTTTCTGCTGCCACTAGCCCAGTAGAAAGAGGAACATCTCATTTTATACTTGGATGGAGCTTCAGGATGAATGGTGTTGCGCAAGCTCTCGATCTCTCTCGACTCCCCAAGCTACCTCGGTCTGGACATAAGAAAGTGTCTAAATTTTTCACCGTGGGATTGCCCCTGATTTGCTTACTTTTGTGGTTAGTACTAACATCTGGAGTAGCTTATTATCTAAGGAGAAAGTGGAAGTTTGCAGAATTGCTGGAAGAATGGGAGCTAGCTTATGGACCTCACAGGTTCAAGTATAAAGATTTATACATTGCCACCAAGGGGTTCAGAGAAAAAGAGCTGTTGGGAGAAGGTGGATTTGGCAGGGTCTTCAAAGGCGTTATGCCAACGAACAAGGTTGAGGTTGCTGTCAAGAAGGTCTCTCATCAAGCAAGACAGGGAATGAGAGAATTTGTTGCAGAAATCGTCAGTATTGGTCGCTTAAGCCATAGAAATTTAGTACCGTTCTTGGGTTATTGTCGGCGTAAAGGAGAGTTACTTTTGGTATACGAGTTCATGTCCAACGGTAGTCTAGACAAGTTTTTGTATGACCAACCCAAATATACGCTCCACTGGAGCCAAAGATTTCATGTCATCAAAGGTGTAGCATCAGGATTATTCTATCTACACGAAGAATGGGAACAAGTTGTGATCCACAGAGATGTAAAAGCCAGTAATGTACTACTGGATGGTGAACTGAATGGAAGATTAGGCGATTTCGGCCTGGCAAGGCTATACGATCACGGGACTCTTCCTCAAACCACCCATGTAGTAGGATCTCCTGGCTACCTTGCTCCTGAGCATAATAGGACAGGGAAGGCCACAACGAGAACTGATGTATATGCTTTTGGGGCATTTTTGCTAGAGGTTGCCTGTGGAAGAAGGCCTATAGAACCCCGAGCAGCACCAgcagaaaatttcattttggttgaTTGGGTATTTTCGTGCTGGAAAGCAGGCAATGTTCTCCAGGCGGTTGATCAAAGGCTACGCACCGAGTATGTGAAAGAGGAAGCAGAATTGGTGTTGAAACTAGGCTTGTTGTGCTCTCATTCAGAACCGCAGAGTAGGCCAAGTATGAGGCAAGTTCTGCTGTACTTGGAGGGATCAGTTGCCCTGCCAGAATTATCATCACTGCCCATGGGCGTTTCTGCTGTTGGTATTGGCTTCGCCCATCCTGCTGGCTTTGAAGATACTACATCGTCATTTGCATCTTCCACAGACAAAAGTTTCTCACATTCTGTAGTAGACTCTGTTCTCTCTGGCGGTCGGTAA
- the LOC113736835 gene encoding L-type lectin-domain containing receptor kinase IV.1-like has translation MTLKLGTAVLAYFLLPFAAGAAASDDAGFIFQGFQQSNLSLDGLATVTNNGLLRITNTTISQTGHAFYPNPINFKSTSNSSAFSFSTQFVFAIVPDLSGLTGTGMAFVIAPTRNLTKVPDSQFIGLFDNSTNGNQTNHVFAVELDTYQNQDFGDINDNHVGIDINSVISKVSMPASYKANNKNSFENLTLISGQQMQLWVEYDGMDRRIDVTLAPIAAAKPHTPLLSLRYDLSPILKQTMYVGFSAASSPLEIGTSHFILGWSFKMNGVEQAIDLSQLPKLPRFGHKKVSKFFTVGLPLICITFLLILISGVAYYLRRKWKFAEVLEEWELAYGPHRFKYKDLYIATKGFREQELLGEGGFGRVYKGVLPTNMVEVAVKKVSHRARQGMRAFIAEIVSIGRLRHRNLVPLLGYCRRKGELLLVYEFMSNGSLDRFLFNQPKRTLNWNQRFRVIKGVASALLHLHEEWEQVVIHRDVKASNVLLDGELNGRLGDFGLARLYDHGTLPQTTHVAGSFGYLAPEYSRTGRATTKTDVYAFGAFLLEVACGRRPIDPRAEPEESIILVDWVFLCWKEGDILQAVDQKLGAEYVKEEAELVLKLGLLCYHSEPNLRPSMRQVLLYLEGSVALPDLSSLAMRGSTVGFDVSTDKCFSHSVADYLLSDGR, from the coding sequence ATGACATTGAAACTAGGAACAGCAGTCTTAGCCTATTTTCTACTTCCCTTTGCAGCTGGTGCCGCAGCTTCTGATGATGCTGGGTTCATCTTTCAAGGATTTCAACAATCAAATCTAAGCCTGGATGGATTAGCCACGGTAACCAACAATGGCCTCCTACGAATAACCAACACCACCATATCACAAACTGGGCACGCCTTCTATCCTAATCCTATCAACTTCAAGAGCACATCTAATAGTTCAGCTTTCTCCTTTTCCACCCAATTTGTGTTTGCTATAGTACCCGATCTCTCAGGCTTAACTGGTACCGGAATGGCTTTCGTGATTGCACCAACAAGAAACCTTACAAAGGTGCCTGACTCGCAGTTTATTGGCCTCTTCGATAACAGCACCAATGGAAATCAAACAAATCACGTCTTTGCTGTGGAGCTCGACACTTACCAAAACCAAGATTTTGGAGATATCAATGACAACCATGTCGGTATTGATATTAACTCTGTGATCTCCAAGGTATCCATGCCAGCGAGTTACAAAGCTAATAACAAGAATTCATTTGAAAACTTAACTCTTATCAGCGGTCAACAGATGCAACTTTGGGTGGAATACGATGGGATGGATAGGAGAATCGATGTTACATTAGCTCCAATAGCTGCAGCCAAACCACATACTCCTCTTCTGTCTTTGAGATATGATCTTTCGCCAATTTTAAAGCAAACCATGTATGTTGGCTTTTCTGCAGCCTCTAGTCCACTCGAAATAGGAACATCTCATTTTATACTTGGATGGAGCTTCAAGATGAATGGTGTTGAACAAGCTATTGATCTCTCCCAGCTCCCCAAGCTTCCTCGGTTTGGACATAAGAAAGTGTCTAAATTTTTCACCGTGGGATTGCCCCTGATTTGCATTACTTTTTTATTAATACTAATATCTGGAGTGGCTTATTATCTAAGGAGAAAGTGGAAGTTTGCAGAAGTGCTAGAAGAATGGGAGCTAGCTTACGGACCTCACAGGTTCAAGTACAAAGATTTATACATTGCCACCAAGGGGTTCAGAGAACAAGAGCTGTTGGGAGAAGGCGGATTTGGCAGGGTCTACAAAGGCGTGTTGCCGACAAACATGGTTGAGGTTGCTGTCAAGAAGGTCTCTCATCGAGCAAGACAGGGAATGAGAGCATTTATTGCAGAAATAGTCAGTATTGGGCGCTTACGCCATAGAAATTTAGTGCCACTCTTGGGTTATTGTAGGCGTAAAGGAGAGTTGCTTTTGGTATACGAGTTCATGTCCAATGGTAGTCTAGACAGATTTCTGTTCAACCAACCAAAGCGTACTCTCAACTGGAACCAAAGATTTCGAGTCATCAAAGGTGTGGCGTCAGCATTACTCCATCTACACGAAGAATGGGAGCAAGTAGTGATCCACCGAGATGTCAAAGCCAGTAATGTATTGTTAGATGGTGAACTAAATGGAAGGTTGGGAGATTTCGGCCTGGCAAGGCTATACGATCATGGAACTCTGCCTCAAACCACCCATGTAGCGGGATCTTTTGGGTACCTTGCCCCTGAGTATAGTAGGACAGGGAGGGCCACAACGAAGACTGATGTATATGCTTTTGGGGCCTTTTTGCTAGAGGTTGCATGTGGGAGAAGGCCAATAGATCCCCGAGCAGAACCAGAAGAGAGTATCATTTTGGTTGATTGGGTATTTTTGTGCTGGAAAGAAGGGGATATTCTCCAAGCAGTTGATCAAAAGCTGGGTGCTGAGTATGTGAAAGAGGAAGCAGAGTTGGTGTTGAAACTAGGCTTGTTGTGCTATCATTCAGAACCAAATCTTAGGCCAAGTATGAGGCAAGTTCTATTGTACTTGGAGGGATCAGTTGCCCTGCCAGATTTATCATCACTGGCCATGAGGGGTTCTACTGTTGGTTTTGACGTTTCCACAGACAAATGTTTTTCACATTCTGTAGCAGACTATCTTCTCTCCGATGGTCGGTAA